The following are from one region of the Salvia hispanica cultivar TCC Black 2014 chromosome 1, UniMelb_Shisp_WGS_1.0, whole genome shotgun sequence genome:
- the LOC125202623 gene encoding E3 ubiquitin-protein ligase SP1 isoform X1, which translates to MIPVGGITCCLSAAALYLLGRSSGRDADVLKSVTRVNQLKDLAQLLDAASKVLPLVVSVSGRVGSETPINCEYSGLRGVIVEQTAEQHFLKHNDAGSWIQDSALMLSMCKEVPWYLDDGTSRVHVVGGRGATGLVLTVGSEVFEESGRSLVRGTLDYLQGLKMLGVKRIERVLPTGTPLTIVGEAVKDDIGSVRIQRPHKGPFYVSDKTIDQLIANLGKWSRLYKFASLGLSLFGVYLVAKHAFQFIMERRRHWEMRKRVLAAAAKKAAGQDEGADLNGKAESGSDNNTNKDRLMPDLCVICLEQEYNSVFVPCGHMCCCMTCSSHLTNCPLCRRRIEQVVRTFRH; encoded by the exons ATGATTCCGGTTGGGGGAATTACGTGTTGCCTGAGTGCTGCCGCGCTATATCTTCTGGGGAGGAGCAGTGGAAG AGATGCTGATGTTCTGAAGTCTGTCACTCGAGTGAATCAGTTGAAGGACTTGG CTCAATTATTGGATGCTGCAAGCAAAGTGCTGCCGCTGGTTGTCTCTGTGTCAGGGAGGGTTGGTTCGGAGACACCTATTAATTGCGAGTACAGTGGTTTACGGGGTGTAATTGTGGAACAGACG GCAGAGCAGCATTTTCTGAAACACAATGATGCCGGATCTTGGATACAAGATTCAGCTTTGATGTTGTCCATGTGTAAAGAAGTTCCCTGGTATCTT GATGATGGTACAAGTCGTGTACACGTTGTTGGAGGACGTGGTGCCACAGGTTTGGTACTTACAGTAGGAAGTGAAGTGTTTGAGGAGTCTGGACGATCACTAGTGCGTGGAACATTGGATTATCTTCAGGGCCTAAAG ATGCTTGGAGTCAAGAGAATTGAACGTGTCCTTCCTACTGGCACGCCCTTGACAATTGTCGGCGAG GCTGTTAAGGATGATATTGGGTCGGTTCGAATCCAGCGACCACATAAAGGCCCTTTTTATGTCTCTGACAAAACTATTGATCAACTGATTGCAAATCTTGGGAAATGGTCAAg ATTGTACAAGTTTGCATCATTGGGTCTCTCATTATTCGGGGTTTATCTTGTTGCTAAGCATGCATTCCAATTTATCATGGAGAGAAGACGTCATTGGGAAATGCGAAAGAG GGTTCTTGCTGCTGCAGCTAAGAAGGCTGCTGGGCAAGACGAAGGAG CAGATTTAAATGGCAAGGCTGAGAGTGGGTCAGACAACAACACCAATAAAGACAGACTCATGCCAGATTTATGTGTGATATGTTTGGAGCAAGAATACAATTCAGTTTTTGTCCC GTGTGGCCATATGTGCTGTTGTATGACATGTTCTTCGCACTTGACAAACTGTCCACTATGTCGAAGACGGATTGAGCAAGTGGTGAGGACTTTCCGGCACTGA
- the LOC125202620 gene encoding uncharacterized protein LOC125202620 has product MVELCLMASHGCYPPHGLGAAFHQELAFCRSSNEFHHLSPYNGSRQDLVDPLSFSLSGLQKEEWRSPCGFLDFNHSFRFDLMCRRPAVVDFEDTSLDSVLFGFGIVERCARQEKILKLLTSGSIEDEDPLLNFPMFYDLTGSQSPIADVPQLRYEGQPMQNLVYPTKELYFKEPSLDLVDDRSYTSTEMADMLSIISDIHSLKNTNKSSRQTLLVPYFERRRKASAGTNASKVAPEKVRFPKSHDKVKEKTPRKKKMTRDAYSNSSLHACESLLSIIMDRKQPGGNTILSLKKSGPQLPRLLTQFSASIAGTGIAVVLSVLCRVACNRLPLCASKILSTGLGLGLVWLSWAVNRLRDTVVSISKTSSKGDGREEEMVSVLDRNLKDIYFRAITLVAVVALKAV; this is encoded by the exons atggTAGAGCTCTGTTTGATGGCTTCGCATGGCTGCTACCCTCCTCACGGACTGGGGGCTGCTTTCCATCAAGAACTTGCTTTCTGCAGGAGTTCCAAT GAATTTCATCATTTATCCCCCTATAACGGATCGAGACAAGACCTTGTTGATCCCCTTTCGTTCAGTCTAAGTGGGCTGCAAAAGGAGGAGTGGAGATCCCCTTGTGGATTCTTGGACTTCAACCACTCATTCAGATTTGACTTGATGTGTAGGAGGCCTGCGGTCGTTGATTTTGAAG ACACCAGCCTTGATTCTGTGCTTTTTGGCTTTGGGATTGTTGAACGATGTGCAAGGCAAGAGAAGATCTTGAAGCTGCTTACGTCTGGATCAATTGAAGATGAAGATCCCTTGCTGAACTTTCCGATGTTCTATGATTTAACGGGATCTCAGTCACCTATTGCAGATGTGCCTCAGCTTAGATACGAAGGCCAACCTATGCAGAATCTTGTATACCCAACTAAGGAACTTTATTTCAAGGAGCCGTCGTTGGACTTAGTTGATGATAGAAGCTATACCAGCACTGAAATGGCTGATATGCTTTCAATCATCTCCGACATTCATTCACTCAAGAACACGAATAAATCCAGTAGGCAGACGTTGCTGGTCCCTTATTTTGAAAG GCGAAGAAAAGCAAGTGCTGGTACTAATGCATCAAAAGTCGCACCTGAGAAAGTTAGGTTTCCCAAGAG CCATGACAAAGTGAAGGAAAAGACACCacggaagaagaagatgacgAGGGATGCCTACAGCAACAGCTCCCTTCATGCTTGCGAAAGTCTTCTATCCATAATTATGGACAGGAAGCAGCCTGGTGGAAACACAATCCTCTCGTTGAAGAAATCCGGTCCCCAGTTGCCTCGACTTCTTACCCAGTTCTCAGCCAGCATTGCCGGGACAGGTATTGCTGTCGTCTTATCAGTTCTCTGCAGAGTGGCCTGCAATCGGCTGCCCTTGTGCGCGTCCAAGATTTTGAGCACCGGGTTGGGCTTAGGTCTCGTGTGGCTCTCTTGGGCCGTCAACAGGCTGAGGGATACCGTTGTCTCTATTAGCAAAACCTCTAGCAAAGGCGATGGCAGAGAAGAGGAAATGGTGAGTGTTTTGGACAGGAACTTGAAAGACATCTACTTCAGGGCAATCACATTGGTGGCCGTTGTCGCTCTCAAGGCAGTGTAG
- the LOC125202619 gene encoding elongation factor Tu, mitochondrial-like: MASVALRNLNSKRLFTLSPQIYSSCCRGSALAAPFPVSESPIGSQQMLNPWWRSMATFTRTKPHVNVGTIGHVDHGKTTLTAAITKVLAEEGKAKAIAFDEIDKAPEEKKRGITIATAHVEYETVKRHYAHVDCPGHADYVKNMITGAAQMDGGILVVSAPDGPMPQTKEHILLARQVGVPSLVCFLNKVDAVDDPELLELVEMELRELLSFYKFPGDDIPIVRGSALSALEGKNEEIGKKAILKLMDAVDSYIPDPVRQLDKSFLMPVEDVFTIQGRGTVATGRVEQGVIKPGEEVEILGLSQNKLKTTVTGVEMFKKTLDYGQAGDNVGLLLRGLKRDDVQRGMVIAKPNTIKTYTRFEAEIYVLTKEEGGRHTAFFSNYKPQFYLRTADVTGTVELPENVKMVMPGDNVTAVFELIYPVPLEAGQRFALREGGRTVGAGVVSKVMS, encoded by the exons ATGGCCTCGGTGGCGCTCAGGAACTTAAATTCGAAGCGACTGTTCACACTCTCTCCCCAAATTTACTCATCATGCTGCCGAGGATCCGCCCTCGCCGCGCCCTTCCCCGTTTCCGAATCGCCGATAGGTTCTCAACAGATGCTCAATCCGTGGTGGAGATCCATGGCCACCTTTACCCGGAC AAAACCTCATGTCAATGTGGGAACCATTGGGCATGTTGACCATGGAAAGACCACCTTAACTGCAGCTATTACCAAG GTCTTAGCAGAAGAAGGGAAGGCGAAAGCTATTGCCTttgatgaaattgataaagcccctgaagagaagaagagagggaTTACAATTGCTACG GCCCATGTGGAGTATGAGACTGTAAAGAGGCATTATGCTCATGTAGATTGCCCAGGGCATGCTGATTATGTTAAA AATATGATTACTGGAGCTGCTCAAATGGATGGGGGTATTCTCGTTGTATCTGCACCAGATGGACCAATGCCACAAACTAAAGAACACATTCTGCTCGCTCGCCAG GTTGGTGTGCCATCGCTTGTATGCTTCCTGAATAAGGTTGATGCCGTTGATGACCCAGAACTGCTGGAACTTGTGGAAATGGAGCTACGTG AATTGCTTAGCTTCTACAAGTTCCCCGGGGATGACATTCCCATTGTCCGAGGATCAGCTTTGTCTGCGTTGGAgggtaaaaatgaagaaattgggaaaaaggctattttaaagttaatggaTGCTGTAGATTCGTACATCCCTGATCCCGTACGCCAACTTGATAAATCTTTCTTGATGCCCGTTGAAGATGTTTTTACCATTCAG GGGCGTGGAACTGTTGCAACTGGCCGTGTGGAACAGGGTGTAATCAAACCTGGGGAGGAAGTGGAAATTTTAGGGCTGTCTCAG AACAAACTTAAAACTACAGTGACTGGTGTGGAGATGTTCAAGAAGACTTTGGATTATGGCCAG GCTGGTGACAATGTGGGTCTGCTTCTACGAGGCTTGAAACGTGATGATGTCCAAAGAGGGATG GTAATTGCAAAACCAAATACCATTAAAACGTACACAAGATTTGAGGCAGAGATTTATGTCCTCACAAAAGAGGAAGGAGGTCGCCACACTGCTTTCTTCTCGAATTACAAACCTCAATTCTACTTGAGAACAGCTGATGTCACTGGTACAGTCGAGTTGCCCGAAAATGTAAAGATGGTTATGCCTGGGGACAATGTAACTGCTGTCTTTGAGCTTATTTACCCAGTTCCTCTCGAAGCAG GACAAAGATTCGCCCTGAGGGAAGGTGGCCGAACTGTTGGTGCCGGAGTTGTTTCAAAAGTTATGAGCTGA
- the LOC125202623 gene encoding E3 ubiquitin-protein ligase SP1 isoform X2: MIPVGGITCCLSAAALYLLGRSSGRDADVLKSVTRVNQLKDLAQLLDAASKVLPLVVSVSGRVGSETPINCEYSGLRGVIVEQTAEQHFLKHNDAGSWIQDSALMLSMCKEVPWYLDDGTSRVHVVGGRGATGLVLTVGSEVFEESGRSLVRGTLDYLQGLKMLGVKRIERVLPTGTPLTIVGEAVKDDIGSVRIQRPHKGPFYVSDKTIDQLIANLGKWSRLYKFASLGLSLFGVYLVAKHAFQFIMERRRHWEMRKRVLAAAAKKAAGQDEGDLNGKAESGSDNNTNKDRLMPDLCVICLEQEYNSVFVPCGHMCCCMTCSSHLTNCPLCRRRIEQVVRTFRH; the protein is encoded by the exons ATGATTCCGGTTGGGGGAATTACGTGTTGCCTGAGTGCTGCCGCGCTATATCTTCTGGGGAGGAGCAGTGGAAG AGATGCTGATGTTCTGAAGTCTGTCACTCGAGTGAATCAGTTGAAGGACTTGG CTCAATTATTGGATGCTGCAAGCAAAGTGCTGCCGCTGGTTGTCTCTGTGTCAGGGAGGGTTGGTTCGGAGACACCTATTAATTGCGAGTACAGTGGTTTACGGGGTGTAATTGTGGAACAGACG GCAGAGCAGCATTTTCTGAAACACAATGATGCCGGATCTTGGATACAAGATTCAGCTTTGATGTTGTCCATGTGTAAAGAAGTTCCCTGGTATCTT GATGATGGTACAAGTCGTGTACACGTTGTTGGAGGACGTGGTGCCACAGGTTTGGTACTTACAGTAGGAAGTGAAGTGTTTGAGGAGTCTGGACGATCACTAGTGCGTGGAACATTGGATTATCTTCAGGGCCTAAAG ATGCTTGGAGTCAAGAGAATTGAACGTGTCCTTCCTACTGGCACGCCCTTGACAATTGTCGGCGAG GCTGTTAAGGATGATATTGGGTCGGTTCGAATCCAGCGACCACATAAAGGCCCTTTTTATGTCTCTGACAAAACTATTGATCAACTGATTGCAAATCTTGGGAAATGGTCAAg ATTGTACAAGTTTGCATCATTGGGTCTCTCATTATTCGGGGTTTATCTTGTTGCTAAGCATGCATTCCAATTTATCATGGAGAGAAGACGTCATTGGGAAATGCGAAAGAG GGTTCTTGCTGCTGCAGCTAAGAAGGCTGCTGGGCAAGACGAAGGAG ATTTAAATGGCAAGGCTGAGAGTGGGTCAGACAACAACACCAATAAAGACAGACTCATGCCAGATTTATGTGTGATATGTTTGGAGCAAGAATACAATTCAGTTTTTGTCCC GTGTGGCCATATGTGCTGTTGTATGACATGTTCTTCGCACTTGACAAACTGTCCACTATGTCGAAGACGGATTGAGCAAGTGGTGAGGACTTTCCGGCACTGA
- the LOC125202625 gene encoding sm-like protein LSM2 — translation MLFFSYFKDLVGREVTVELKNDLAIRGTLHSVDQYLNIKLENTRVVDQDKYPHMLSVRNCFIRGSVVRYVQLPPEGVDVELLHDATRREARGG, via the exons ATG TTGTTCTTCTCGTATTTCAAGGATTTGGTGGGGAGGGAAGTGACGGTGGAATTGAAGAACGATTTAGCGATTAGAGGGACTCTACATTCGGTTGATCAATATCTCAACATTAAGCTGGAGAATACTAGGGTTGTTGATCAGGACAAGTACCCCCATATg CTTTCAGTGCGAAACTGCTTCATTCGAGGATCTGTCGTCCGATACGTCCAATTGCCACCCGAGGGAGTTGATGTTGAGCTTCTGCATGATGCCACTAGAAGAGAAGCACGAGGGGGCTAA
- the LOC125202624 gene encoding vacuolar protein sorting-associated protein 24 homolog 1-like, protein MEKVMNILKPKPNPQQLLRDWQRRLRQECRNIERQIRDIQREEKNVQKAIKEAAKRNDMGSAKALAKELVRSRKTVNRLYENKAQLNSISMHLGESVAVARTVGHLSKSAEVMKMVNNLMKAPQMAVTMQEFSKEMTKAGVIEEMVNEAVDDALDSEDIEEETEEEIDKVLTAIAGETAAQLPEAVRKQKLKQPATSEDVEENVDDEEEMEEIRARLARVRS, encoded by the exons atggaaaaagtgatGAATATATTGAAGCCGAAGCCCAATCCACAGCAATTGCTCCGAGATTGGCAGCGTCGCCTCCGCCAAGAGTGCCGCAATATTGAACGCCAAATCCGAG ATATACAGAGGGAAGAGAAGAATGTGCAGAAGGCGATCAAAGAGGCAGCTAAGCGGAATGACATGGGTTCAGCTAAG GCGCTTGCAAAAGAACTTGTGAGATCTCGGAAAACTGTGAATCGCCTTTATGAGAACAAAGCTCAGTTGAATTCGATATCAATGCATCTCGGAGAAAGTGTTG CTGTAGCTCGAACTGTGGGACATTTGTCCAAAAGTGCTGAAGTGATGAAGATGGTCAATAATCTGATGAAGGCTCCACAAATGGCTGTGACAATGCAAGAATTTAGTAAAGAAATGACCAAG GCTGGTGTGATTGAGGAGATGGTCAATGAGGCCGTTGATGATGCACTGGATTCTGAGGACATTGAAGAGGAGACCGAGGAAGAAATTGACAAGGTTCTAACAGCCATTGCCGGAGAGACTGCCGCACAACTTCCTGAAGCCGTTAGGAAGCAGAAACTCAAGCAACCTGCCACGAGTGAGGACGTAGAG GAAAATGTCGATGACGAGGAAGAGATGGAAGAGATACGAGCTCGCCTTGCCAGAGTTCGTTCCTAG
- the LOC125202622 gene encoding BTB/POZ and MATH domain-containing protein 2-like, with translation MGRFNKDTAEPSSSLAETTSTSKTETVNGSHDFKITGYSLSKGIGVGKYIASDTFTVGGYSWAVYFYPDGKSAEDNATHVSLFIALASEGTDVRALFELTLLDQSGRERHKVHSHFGRALETGPYTLRYRGSMWGYKRFYKRTALEASDYLKNDCLHVHCCVGVVTSHTEGPKIYSIPVSPSNIGLHFGQLLESGKGTDVNFEVDGEAFSAHKVILAARSPVFRAQLYGPMKDQNTECIKIEDVEPPIFKALLHWMYWDALPDFEELTGLNSKGASTLMFQHMLAAADRYGLERLRLLCEVNLCEDVAINTVATTLALAEQHHCFQLKSVCLKFVALPENLRAVMQTDGFDYLKESCPHVITELLEYVARINEHSIAVGRVGIEGILDGGDVNGKRVKQRM, from the exons ATGGGCAGGTTCAACAAGGACACAGCGGAGCCCTCATCATCACTGGCGGAGACAACGTCGACCTCGAAGACGGAGACGGTTAATGGCTCACACGATTTTAAGATCACCGGGTATTCGTTGTCGAAGGGAATTGGGGTTGGGAAGTACATAGCGTCGGATACGTTTACGGTTGGTGGGTATTCGTGGGCAGTTTATTTCTATCCTGATGGAAAGAGCGCGGAGGATAATGCTACTCACGTTTCGCTATTCATCGCCTTAGCTAGTGAGGGCACCGATGTTAGGGCACTCTTTGAGCTGACTCTCTTGGATCAAAGTGGAAGGGAGAGGCACAAGGTTCATAGCCATTTTGGTAGGGCGTTGGAGACGGGACCTTATACTCTTAGATACAGAGGGAGCATGTG GGGTTACAAAAGGTTTTACAAAAGAACTGCTCTTGAGGCATCCGATTACCTGAAAAATGATTGCCTTCACGTGCATTGCTGTGTTGGTGTTGTTACGTCGCACACAGAGGGACCTAAGATCTACTCGATTCCAGTTTCCCCATCAAACATTGGCCTGCATTTCGGGCAGCTGCTAGAAAGCGGAAAAGGGACTGATGTAAATTTTGAAGTTGATGGAGAAGCTTTTTCTGCTCACAAGGTGATTCTTGCTGCTCGATCACCTGTCTTCAGAGCTCAATTATATGGTCCGATGAAGGATCAAAATACGGAGTGTATAAAGATTGAAGATGTGGAGCCACCTATATTTAAG GCCCTGCTTCATTGGATGTACTGGGATGCACTTCCTGACTTTGAAGAGCTAACTGGGTTAAACTCAAAAGGGGCCTCGACCTTGATGTTTCAGCATATGCTTGCTGCTGCTGATCGGTATGGTTTAGAAAGGTTGAGGTTGCTCTGTGAGGTTAACCTTTGTGAAGATGTTGCTATCAATACTGTTGCAACAACATTAGCACTTGCAGAACAGCACCACTGTTTCCAGCTGAAATCAGTCTGTCTCAAATTCGTCGCTCTTCCTGAAAATCTTAGAG CGGTCATGCAGACAGATGGTTTTGACTACCTTAAAGAAAGCTGTCCACATGTGATCACCGAGTTATTGGAGTATGTTGCCAGGATCAATGAACACTCTATTGCTGTTGGCAGAGTAGGGATCGAAGGTATTCTAGACGGAGGTGATGTCAATGGCAAACGCGTCAAACAAAGAATGTAA